Proteins encoded within one genomic window of Vanrija pseudolonga chromosome 3, complete sequence:
- the STL1_0 gene encoding Sugar transporter STL1, which translates to MSTTTEPKEPLAKKVSRHEAGFETPPIDLEEAALLRPTKLRGKALNFMVTFVAGTGFTLFGYDQGVMSGLLTLPSFVARFPMTDTSGAFENRHNATLQSLLIAIYELGCMAGALSNLWVGDKLGRRHTISLGGVIMIVGAAIQAGAVDYAMMLVGRVVTGLGNGLLTSTVPAYQSECAKPHRRGQLVLFEGSLITFGIMISYWLNLGFYFTKGEVAWRFPIAFQIVFAIVMIAFMYLFTLPESPRWLVARGRNAEALAVLAALDNTGVDDPAVRQTWHGILDAVAAESAEGFQFRQIFTHGNSQNFRRTLIGMLSQCFQQISGINLITYYLTSVLQDMGIQETLSRVLSGVNGTVYFLTSLVAILLIERWGRRPLMFWMALAQGATMAILAGLYNTNARGNKAAQGVSVLMLFLFNTWFSIGWLGMSWLYPAELTGLRIRAPANALSTATNWLFNFYVVMATGPMFAGIRWGTYALFAACNILIIAPVVWIWFPETKRYSLEELDIIFALAHQQGVNPVKISISGDIPPAGSREAEQILGRAGEPRGGEGGGITRRLSRALSRDGAHAKPETRHSEGV; encoded by the exons ATGTCCACCACGACCGAACCGAAAGAACCACTCGCGAAGAAGGTCTCGCGCCACGAGGCGGGCTTCGAGACCCCGCCCATTGAtctcgaggaggcggcccTGCTCCGTCCCACCAAGCTGCgcggcaaggcgctcaaCTTTATGGTCACGTTCGTGGCCGGCAccggg TTCACACTCTTCGGCTACGACCAGGGCGTCATGTCTGGCCTGCTGACCCTCCCGTCGTTCGTGGCGCGCTTCCCCATGACCGACACCTCTGGCGCCTTCGAGAACCGGCACAATGCAACCCTGCAGTCGCTCCTGATTGCGATCTACGAGCTGGGCTGTATGGCCGGCGCGCTGAGCAACCTCTGGGTTGGTGACAAGCTAGGCCGTCGGCACACGATCTCACT cggCGGTGTCATCATgatcgtcggcgccgccatccAGGCCGGAGCAGTCGACTACGCCATGATGCTCGTTGGCCGTGTCGTCACCGGCCTCGGGAACGGTCTCCTCACGTCCACGGTCCCGGCATACCAGAGCGAGTGCGCCAAGCCGCACCGGCGCGGCCAGCTGGTCCTGTTCGAGGGCTCACTCATCACCTTTGGCATCATGATCTCGTACTGGCTCAACCTGGGCTTCTACTTCaccaagggcgaggtggcgtgGCGGTTCCCGATCGCCTTC CAAATCGTCTTCGCAATCGTCATGATCGCATTCATGTACCTCTTCACCCTGCCCGAATCGccccgctggctcgtcgcgcgcgggcgcaacgccgaggccctcgccgtgctcgccgcacTCGACAACACGGGCGTCGATGACCCCGCCGTCCGGCAGACGTGGCACGGCATTCTGgacgccgtggcggccgagtcggccgagggCTTCCAGTTCCGCCAGATCTTCACGCACGGCAACTCGCAGAACTTTAGGCGCACGCTGATTGGCATGCTGTCGCAGTGCTTCCAGCAAATCTCAG GCATCAACCTCATCACATACTACCTCACTTCCGTCCTCCAGGACATGGGCATCCAGGAGACGCTGTCCCGCGTGCTCTCCGGCGTAAACGGCACAGTCTACTTCCTGACgtccctcgtcgccatcctGCTCATCGAGCGCTGGGGTCGCCGCCCACTCATGTTCTGGATGGCGCTAGCGCAGGGCGCCACCATGGCCATCTTGGCCGGGCTGTACAACACCAATGCGCGCGGCAACAAGGCCGCGCAGGGCGTCAGTGTACTCATGCTCTTCCTCTTCAACACGTGGTTCTCGATCGGGTGGCTAGGCATGTCGTGGCTGTATCCGGCCGAATTGACAG GCCTTCGCATTCGTGCGCCTGCGAACGCGCTGAGCACCGCGACGAACTGGTTGTTCAACTTCTACGTCGTTATGGCTACCGGGCCCATGTTTGCAGGCATCAGATGGGGCACATATGCCCTCTTCGCGGCGTGTAACATCCTCATTATCGCCCCGGTGGTCTGGATTTGGTTCCCCGAGACGAAGCGCTACtccctcgaggagctggacaTTATCTTCGCTCTCGCGCACCAGCAGGGTGTGAACCCCGTCAAGATCAGCATCTCGGGCGATATCCCGCCGGCGGGAtcgcgcgaggccgagcagatCCTCGGGAGGGCAGGGGAGCCgaggggcggcgagggcggaggTATTACGCGTCGCCTGTCGCGCGCACTTAGCCGCGATGGTGCGCATGCCAAGCCGGAGACGAGGCACAGCGAGGGGGTGTAG
- the yme2 gene encoding Mitochondrial escape protein 2: MLRRAATLGIRPHLRAARPITLAALARPRLAAAVPRIAAPAIRHLSDGAPDATADVVADAVVIGDRDESERVHASFYVSNVLPIQLGSWDIRPWLARLTEERLLEELADIAAELKDVYGFRVESWEVARKDGGVFCHFSYFPPHPPELPAAGTDSDFHAPEDLTPEPTSPAALFLPRFVGAAEKHGGWPYWLGSWYANWRDEKKNNNNDRTVDDSGHHFYRGDARVLTTETKCDTSSLRGWQRTAGTGRIWVVRGRQWTEDLNRFPSNRLRVEFDGPDISQEVLYTLFRPYGRLMEITPPAPVPAGNLRFAQLQFSRIGPSVAASKCLHGFSTPTNSADLHKKKTNKDTDVKLARLRIFYENPLKAHYIRDWISNHPRIALPIIAFLIGTLSYTFFDPIRAFFVRSEVEGAWNIEDYSAVKFLREKTYQPLVTNLFGTSVRRRRHATESLGRASWKDRVEAERACENWLQEFPSTFVVVTGPPGSGKHKLVTRVVKHSKKQCIEIDCANIAKAKTDVAVIDGLAHETGYWPTFSFLQSINGLIDLAAMGLIGQKAGFATPVDEQLRSMLDVVTIALKDVQAHAEEGRQRARKCAQDEIVLKADREHELRLIKAGVWHDGRLDCVAGNGIMSELGLGIEEPTMDDVAVPLAPLIDGNAPIDGEGVPPTTGLFDKHAAAAAQAPAPEDTEVDTEAELIKTMPIVVLRNFAIKPARGDLWNVLSEWGAALIENKVAHVIVIGEGSTTTKTLTRALPSKPLDLIALSDADRSSSLEYVREKLANSESHRELDSSDEADIAKLGGRMVDLELLVYKVRSGQSVHEAVHDIVLRNIVELRKVGFGDDTEDAKHLQWTRPQAWKIVTELAKKPEISYPKLLQDFPFKGAEASLKALEEHDIIGIVYHDGRPSRIRPGKPVFVEAFSQLVKDDVFRAQSQIEYNTAIGNKAETEIKDIEDELNKLREIAANGDKLGVGEGSWFGLTKGSPVYQRAQYLLAKLDTAMDKLNKADADTTEQKKVFSSGKA; this comes from the exons ATGCTCAGAAGGGCAGCCACGCTGGGGATCCGGCCCCACCTACGCGCGGCGAGGCCCAtcaccctcgccgcgctcgcacgGCCACGACTAGCGGCAGCGGTACCCCGGATTGCTGCGCCGGCAATTCGGCACCTCTCGGACGGGGcgcccgacgcgacggcggacgtcgtcgccgacgcggtggtGATtggcgaccgcgacgagagcgagcgcgtccacGCGTCCTTCTACGTGTCCAACGTGCTCCCCATCCAGCTGGGCTCGTGGGACATCCGCCCGTGGCTCGCCCGCCTGACGGAGGAGCggctcctcgaggagctggctgacattgccgccgagctcaaggacgtgTACGGGTTCCGCGTCGAGAGCTGGGAGGTCGCGCGcaaggacggcggcgtcTTCTGCCACTTCTCCTACTTCCCCCCGCACCCGCCCGAGCTCCCAGCAGCGGGTACGGACTCCGACTTCCACGCGCCCGAGGACCTCACCCCCGAAccgacgtcgccggccgcgctCTTCCTCCCCCGCTTCGTTGGTGCGGCGGAGAAGCACGGCGGCTGGCCTTATTGGCTCGGATCGTGGTACGCCAACTGgcgcgacgagaagaagaacaacaacaacgacagGACGGTCGACGACTCGGGCCACCACTTTTACCGCGGCGACGCACGCGTGCTTACCACTGAGACCAAGTGCGACACATCGTCACTTCGGGGATGGCAGAGGACGGCCGGCACAGGCCGCATATGGGTCGTACGCGGCCGCCAGTGGACAGAGGATCTGAACCGTTTCCCGTCCAACAGACTTCGCGTCGAGTTTGACGGGCCAGACATCTCGCAGGAGGTCCTGTACACCCTGTTCAGGCCCTACGGACGCCTGATGGAGAttacgccgccggcgccggtgccagCGGGTAATCTGCGTTTTGCCCAGCTCCAGTTTTCACGTATCGGTCCCTCGGTTGCGGCGAGCAAGTGTCTCCACGGcttctcgacgccgaccaacTCGGCAGACTTGCACAAGAAGAAGACCAACAAGGATACCGACGTCAAGCTTGCGCGGCTGAGAATCTTCTACGAGAACCCGCTCAAGGCGCACTACATCCGCGACTGGATCAGCAACCACCCGCGTATCGCGCTCCCGATTATCGCCTTCCTAATCGGCACACTGTCGTACACGTTCTTCGACCCGATTCGCGCCTTCTTCGTGCGCTCAGAAGTCGAGGGCGCCTGGAACATTGAGGACTACTCGGCCGTCAAGTTCCTGCGCGAGAAGACATACCAGCCGCTCGTGACAAACCTGTTTGGCACGTCGGTGAGGCGCAGACGCCACGCGACCGAGagcctcggccgcgcgtcATGGAAggaccgcgtcgaggccgagagggCGTGTGAGAACTGGTTGCAAGAGTTCCCCAGCACGTTTGTTGTTGTGACTGGCCCGCCTGGCTCGGGCAAGCACAAGCTCGTCACGCGTGTCGTCAAGCACTCCAAGAA GCAGTGCATTGAGATTGACTGTGCCAACAttgccaaggccaagacggaCGTGGCTGTGATTGACGGCTTGGCTCATGAGACTGGCTACTGGCCGACGTTCTCGTTCCTGCAATCGATCAACGGGCTGATCGATCTCGCGGCCATGGGTCTCATTGGACAAAAGGCGGGCTTCGCAACCCCTGTtgacgagcagctgcgctCCATGCTTGACGTCGTCACCATTGCCCTCAAGGACGTGCAGgcccatgccgaggagggccgtCAGCGCGCAAGGAAGTGCGCTCAGGACGAAATCGTCCTCAAGGCAGACCGCGAGCATGAGCTGCGACTCATCAAGGCTGGTGTGTGGCACGATGGCCGCTTGGACTGCGTCGCTGGCAACGGTATCATGAGCGAGTTGGGCTTGGGCATTGAGGAACCGACCATGGACGATGTTGCTGTTCCCTTGGCACCACTCATCGACGGCAACGCTCCCATCGACGGCGAAGGCGTCCCCCCCACAACCGGCCTGTTTGACAAGCatgccgctgcggctgcccAAGCTCCTGCGCCCGAAGACACGGAAGTCGACACTGAGGCTGAGCTCATCAAGACCATGCCCATTGTCGTCTTGCGCAACTTTGCCATCaagccggcgcgcggcgacctcTGGAACGTTTTGTCCGAGTGGGGTGCAGCGCTCATCGAGAACAAGGTCGCCCATGTCATTGTCATTGGCGAGGGCTCTACCACGACCAAGacgctcacgcgcgcgctccctTCAAAGCCTCTTGACCTCATTGCCCTCTCGGATGCCGACCGTAGCAGCTCGCTCGAGTACGTCCGCGAGAAGCTCGCCAACTCGGAGAGCCATCGCGAGCTAGACTCGTCCGACGAAGCCGACATTGCCAAGCTCGGTGGCCGCatggtcgacctcgagttGCTCGTGTACAAGGTGCGCAGTGGGCAGTCTGTCCACGAGGCGGTTCACGACATTGTGCTTCGCAACAttgtcgagctgcgcaaggtcGGCTTtggcgacgacaccgaggacGCCAAGCACCTCCAGTGGACACGCCCCCAGGCCTGGAAGATTGTTaccgagctcgccaagaagCCCGAGATTTCGTACCCCAAGCTCCTGCAGGACTTCCCCttcaagggcgccgaggcgagcctCAAGGCGCTTGAGGAGCACGATATTATCGGTATCGTGTACCACGACGGCCGGCCGTCTCGCATCAGGCCAGGCAAGCCCGTGTTTGTTGAGGCATTCTCGCAGCTGGTCAAGG ACGACGTGTTCCGCGCCCAGAGCCAGATCGAGTACAACACGGCGATTGGCAACAAGGCCGAGACGGAGATCAAGGACATTGAGGACGAGCTCAACAAGCTGCGTGAGATTgcggccaacggcgacaagctcggcgtcggcgagggcagctGGTTCGGCCTGACCAAGGGCTCACCAGTGTACCAGCGTGCGCAGTACCTTCTCGCCAAGCTGGATACCGCGATGGACAAGCTCAACAAGGCGGACGCGGACACGACCGAGCAGAAGAAGGTGTTCTCGTCCGGCAAGGCGTAG
- the enp2 gene encoding Ribosome biogenesis protein enp2 — MPAPTAFPKVYTVNGPSSTSSTSLPSWVTIKARPTKTTAGHKKRVRTQHTLGQLELIQDFAFPVAAIKIRTTADGLHAVGTGTYKPMIKVWDLEQLTEKFQRVTDAENVDFVLLSDDWTKSLHLQRDRSLQLHTQGGLHHTVRLPIYGRALGYHAPSADALVACTGTEVFRFNLEEGRYMTPLDVAKGWGNGREREVEGVNCLDVNPRHGLWSFGLDGAGGVVEFWDPRSRSSLTRLHLPTASLLPAQEYDSFAADQKLSITSLKSHPTDGLSLAVGTSSGHTLLYDLRSATPFAVKDQGYGEAVRCVDWLRGGGHQEDSGRVVSADSKVIKVWDKNEPSTNHLSLHPPNPLVDLHPVPESGLMFVACEAAPLSTYYVPEFGPAPRWASFLDSVTEEMANETTGAGKGAYSDFKFVDRAELETLGLTHLIGTPTLKPYMHGFFLALKLYQTARLIANPQSYAEHREKIVAERMAAKTESRIRAKREQPKVNKALAERLRKEQEREEAVEKRKRAKRGEVEEDEEKEGDASKPKKESVLADPRFAELFENPDFEIDESSRTFALLNPATANKNAAAAAGGRFKTAVEEEEDDSDKASSLGYSESEEEEEEAEAEQAPSEDEPSDEEDDSEEEDDDESDDGDLLQYDPTTVKSASSSRSFPATGRRPQLVVGGQSGPSKPQTFGQRLQASSSKGKAAASVVPDGVLAMRRAGDGGMEMSFVPQQTGKGLADDADEYSGGSFRKRDKVERFGAGLEKGGEEEADVLKEGGRTKRRHVERSASKNAFRRR, encoded by the exons ATGCCGGCGCCAACAGCATTCCCAAAAGTATACACGGTCAAcgggccgtcgtcgacctcgtcgacctcgctgccctcATGGGTGACGATCAAGGCGCGGCCGACCAAGACGACAGCGGGGCACAAGAAGCGCGTGCGGACGCAGCACACGctcgggcagctcgagctcatccaGGACTTTGCGttccccgtcgccgccatcaagATCCGTACCACCGCCGACGGGctgcacgccgtcggcacgGGGACGTACAAGCCCATGATCAAGGTGTGGGATCTCGAGCAGCTTACCGAGAAGTTTCAGCGCGtgaccgacgccgagaacgTCGACTTTGTGCTGCTGTCTGACGACTGGACAAAGAGCCTGCATCTCCAGCGCGACAGGAGCTTGCAGCTGCACACCCAGGGCGGACTGCACCACACCGTCCGGCTACCGATCTacggccgcgcgctgggATACCATGCGCCCTCGgcggacgcgctcgtcgcgtgTACCGGCACCGAGGTGTTCCGCTTCAACTTGGAGGAAGGGCGGTACATgacgccgctcgacgtcgccaagGGATGGGGCaacggccgcgagcgcgaggtcgagggcgttAATTGTCTCGACGTCAACCCGCGCCACGGCCTCTGGAGCTTTGGGCTCGatggcgcgggcggcgtcgtcgagttcTGGGacccgcgctcgaggtcgtccctCACCCGCCTGCATCTGCCCACTGCGTCGCTGCTCCCTGCGCAGGAGTACGACTCGTTCGCCGCCGACCAGAAGCTGTCGATTACGAGCTTGAAGAGCCACCCGACGGATGGGCTCAGCCTGGCGGTTGGAACCAGCTCGGGACACACGCTGCTGTATGACCTCCGTTCAGCCACGCCGTTCGCTGTCAAGGACCAGGGTtacggcgaggcggtgcgcTGTGTCGACTggctgcgcggcggtggacaCCAGGAGGACTCTGGTCGCGTCGTTTCCGCCGACTCCAAGGTCATCAAGGTGTGGGACAAGAACGAGCCGTCGACAAACCACCTGTCACTGCACCCGCCTAACCCCCTCGTTGACTTGCATCCTGTCCCCGAGTCAGGTCTCATGTTCGTCGCatgcgaggcggcgccgcttTCGACATATTACGTTCCCGAGTTTGGACCGGCACCCCGCTGGGCAAGCTTCCTCGACTCGGTCACCGAGGAGATGGCCAACGAAACTACTGGCGCAGGCAAGGGTGCCTACTCCGACTTCAAGTttgtcgaccgcgccgagctcgagacgctcggcCTCACGCACCTCATCGGCACACCGACACTCAAGCCGTACATGCACGGTttcttcctcgccctcaagcTGTACCAGACTGCGCGCCTCATCGCCAACCCCCAGAGCTACGCCGAGCACCGCGAGAAgatcgtcgccgagcgcatgGCCGCCAAGACCGAGTCGCGTAtccgcgccaagcgcgagcAGCCCAAGGTCaacaaggcgctcgccgagcgtctgcgcaaggagcaggagcgcgaggaggccgtggagaagcgcaagcgtgccaagcgtggcgaggtggaggaggacgaggagaaggagggcgacgcgtccaagcccaagaaggagTCGGTGCTCGCCGACCCCCGTTTCGCCGAGCTGTTCGAGAACCCCGACTTCGAGATCGACGAGTCGAGCCGCACGTTTGCGCTGCTCAACCCCGCTACGGCCAACAAgaacgccgcggctgccgctggtGGGCGCTTCAAGActgccgtcgaggaggaggaggacgacagcgacaaggcgtcgtcgttgggatacagcgagagcgaggaggaggaagaagaggccgaggcggagcaggCGCCaagcgaggacgagccgagcgacgaggaggacgacagcgaggaggaagacgacgacgagagcgacgatGGAG ATCTCCTGCAGTACGACCCGACAACCGTCAAGTCTGCCTCCTCATCACGCTCGTTCCCCGCCACAGGACGGCGACCACAGCTGGTTGTCGGCGGCCAGTCTGGCCCGTCCAAGCCGCAGACGTTCGGGCAGCGCCTGCAGGCGTCCTcgagcaagggcaaggcggcggcctcggtcgTGCCGGACGGTGTGCTTGCCATGCGCCgcgcaggcgacggcggcatggaGATGTCGTTTGTGCCCCAGCAGACGGGCAAGGggctggccgacgacgcggacgagtACAGCGGCGGCTCGTTCCGCAAGCGCGACAAGGTGGAGCGGTTTGGCGCAGGTCTCGagaagggcggcgaggaagaggccgacgtcctcaaggagggcggACGGACGAAGCGGAGGCATGTGgagcgcagcgcgagcaAGAATGCCTTCAGGCGGAGGTGA
- the PCP1 gene encoding Rhomboid protein 1, mitochondrial: MSLRLWSGLASAARAACAPPLAARANLRSLSTTAQLARLVAPPPPTTAAASPLSKLRFAWPRTPAAAPTASSSTPLASPFSFTSSFFRRAFSSSPARAVRDTYFPRSSRRSSGGGWGGGGGQRRPPSWWRNFRYRLDAISPNGITYALIGINTAVFLLWQYGYSSYQRFQDPSTLIFMTKNFVLSEMNILQGRIWTLITSCFSHQNSTHILFNMLSLYFIAPSVAGLIGTSAFLGLYLGGGIVSSLISLAAKRYYGDKNGTVGASGAVLATLAFFGTIFPRSTFLVFFIVPMPAWALIGGMLAWDLYGTLSHRQTRIDSAGHVGGILAGVLYALRVRRRGVSRGIRW; this comes from the exons ATGTCGCTCCGTCTCTGGTCCGGCCTCGCAAGTGCTGCTAGGGCAGCGTGCGCCCCGCCGcttgccgcccgcgccaacCTCCGCAGCCTGAGTACCACGGCACAGCTCGCGCGTCTCGTCGCCCCTCCACCGCCCACCACAGCGGCCGCTTCGCCGCTCTCCAAGCTGCGCTTCGCTTGGCCCAGAACCCCTGCTGCGGCGCCAACAGCGTCCTCTTCCACCCCATTGGCATCTCCCTTCTCGTTCACGTCGTCGTTCTTCCGCCGCGCGTTcagctcgtcgcctgcgcgGGCCGTGCGCGACACCTACTTCCCCCGGAGTAGCCGAAGgagctctggcggcggctggggcggcggcggcggacagcgCAGACCGCCGAGCTGGTGGAGAAATTTCCGGTatcgcctcgacgccatctcGCCCAACGGCATCACGTATGCCCTCATCGGCATCAACACGGCCGTCTTCCTGCTCTGGCAGTATGGCTACAGTTCCTAT cAACGATTCCAGGACCCATCAACCCTCATCTTCATGACCAAGAACTTTGTCCTCTCCGAGATGAACATTCTCCAGGGCCGCATCTGGACCCTCATCACCTCGTGCTTCAGCCACCAGAACTCGACGCACATCTTGTTCAACATGCTCAGTCTGTACTTCATTGCCCCATCGGTCGCCGG CCTTATCGGCACGTCGGCCTTCCTCGGGCTCTACCTCGGTGGCGGTATTGTCTCGTccctcatctcgctcgccgcgaAGCGCTACTACGGCGACAAGAACGGCACCGTCGGCGCCTCGGGTGCAGTCCTCGCCACTCTCGCATTCTTCGGCACCATCTTCCCCCGgtccaccttcctcgtcttcttcaTCGTCCCCATGCCAGCCTGGGCCCTCATCGGTGGCATGCTTGCT TGGGACCTGTATGGAACACTTTCACACCGCCAGACCCGGATCGACTCGGCTGGCCATGTGGGTGGCATCCTCGCCGGTGTGCTCTACGCCCTGCGCGTCCGTCGCCGTGGTGTGTCAAGAGGAATTCGGTGGTAG
- the prpf31 gene encoding U4/U6 small nuclear ribonucleoprotein Prp31, with protein sequence MSLADSLLADLDGLSDDEPEVQAPAASSSKGPGLMLPPPPPIRGAPSGGSSLKRSLADDLEDEDEEADGDLKMEDGTSAVGFVPEGGVRPTDELDADEVERTDLTGVADVSKVAKLMHGKKLKEVLEGIERYTAAPTDMSSGSGGPLEENPEYHLVVTANNLSVEVDNEIMLVHKFIRDHYGPRFPELEQIIGDPWTYITAVQAIGNIDDLQKAVLPSPPLPQATILSITLTASGSRGRKLSEGEWVTVQRAMEVANELRSARETIFKYVESRMAAVAPNISAIVGTGIAAKLLGLAGGLHAFSRAPSCNIMLYGAMKRTLATSHLAAVSQQRHTGFIFQSEIVQSAALEDRRKAQRVVSAKVSLAARIDAGKSSRDGSYGRKLLGELQKKIDKMSEPPPNKMIKALPIPQETARKKRGGKRARALKDQFAQTELRKLQNRMEFGKAEDELDMDEESVGLGMIGQAGKVRAHVTDARSRAKLSRANKLRTQLLGRSATSDSSLSGTSTSLSFTPVQGIEIVTPSLSAAQKVQEANNRWFAGGTFTHVRKDKSSIPGQDK encoded by the exons ATGTCCTTGGCAGACTCGCTcctggccgacctcgacggtcTATCAGACGATGAGCCAGAGGTCCAGGCCCCAGCGGCCTCATCATCAAAGGGACCAGGCCTTAtgctccccccaccccctcccatccgcggcgcgcccagcggcggctcCAGTCTGAAGCGGTcactcgccgacgacctcgaggacgaggatgaggaagCCGACGGCGATCTTAAGATGGAGGACGGCACGAGTGCGGTCGGATTCGTccccgagggcggcgtgcgtcCCACGGACGAGctggatgccgacgaggtcgagagaACAGACCTGACTGGCGTGGCCGACGTCTCCAAGGTTGCCAAGCTCATGCACGGcaagaagctcaaggaggtgctcgag GGTATCGAGCGCTACACGGCCGCGCCAACCGACATGTCGTCTGGATCAGGCGGACCACTTGAGGAGAACCCGGAGtaccacctcgtcgtcacggcCAACAACCTCAgcgtcgaggtggacaaTGAGATCATGCTCGTGCACAAGTTCATCCGTGACCACTACGGACCTCGATTCCCCGAGCTGGAGCAGATCATCGGCGACCCATGGACCTACATCACAGCGGTGCAGGCGATTGGCAACATCGATGACCTTCAAAAGGCCGTCCTGCCATCTCCTCCGCTGCCCCAGGCTACCATTCTGTCCATCACCCTCACGGCTTCTGGATCAAGGGGCCGCAAGTTgtccgagggcgagtgggtgaCCGTCCAGCGTGCCATGGAGGTCGCCAACGAGCTGCGTTCTGCCCGTGAGACGATCTTCAAGTATGTCGAAAGCCGAATGGCAGCGGTTGCGCCCAACATCAGCGCCATTGTCGGCACTGGTATCGCTGCCAAGCTGCTGGGTCTCGCTGGTGGTCTTCACGCGTTCTCGCGGGCACCCAGCTGTAACATCATGCTCTACGGTGCCATGAAGCGGACACTCGCCACCTCGCACCTGGCGGCAGTTTCCCAACAACGCCATACTGGATTCATCTTCCAGTCGGAGATTGTGCAGTctgcggcgctcgaggaccgcCGAAAGGCACAGCGCGTGGTTTCGGCCAAGGTCTCGCTTGCTGCCAGAATAGACGCCGGCAAGTCGAGCCGCGATGGTTCGTACGGCCGCAAGCTCCTCGGGGAACTGCAGAAGAAGATTGACAAGATGTCCGAGCCGCCACCCAACAAGATGATCAAGGCGCTTCCCATCCCTCAGGAGACTGCACGCAAGAAGCGTGGTGGAAAGAG GGCAAGGGCACTCAAGGACCAGTTTGCGCAGACTGAGCTTCGCAAGCTGCAAAACCGTATGGAGTtcggcaaggccgaggatgagctggacatggacgaggagTCGGTGGGCCTGGGTATGATCGGCCAGGCCGGCAAGGTCCGCGCGCACGTCACCGACGCGAGGAGTCGCGCCAAGCTCTCGCGCGCCAACAAGCTCCGCACGCAGCTGCTCGGCAGGTCAGCCACGTCTGACTCGAGCCTCTCGGGTACGTCGACATCGCTGTCGTTCACGCCCGTCCAGGGCATTGAGATTGTTACGCCGTCACTGTCCGCGGCGCAAAAGGTGCAGGAGGCCAACAACCGCTGGTTTGCTGGCGGCACGTTTACGCATGTGCGTAAGGACAAGAGTAGCATTCCTGGCCAGGACAAGTAG